Genomic window (Allostreptomyces psammosilenae):
AGGAACTGCTGTGGATCGTGCTCGCCGCGACCGGGCTGCTGTGCCTGACGCGACCGTGGCAGGGCGGCGGGGACGCCGTCGGGCTGCTGTTCGCCGCCGGCGCGGCGCTGTGCTGGGCGCTGTTCGTGCTGACCACCCAGGTCGTCGGCGACCGCTTCTCCGGGGTCAACGGGCTCACCGTGGCGATGGCCGCCGCCTCGCTGGTCGCCCTGCCCTTCGGCGCGCCGCCGGTGCTGTCCGAACCGGACCTCGGGGTGATCGCCGCGGCGGCGGGCATCGCCGTGCTGATGCCGCTGCTGCCCTACGCGCTGGAGATGGAGGCGCTGCGGCGGCTGACCCGCACGGCCTACGGCACGGTGGCCGGCCTGGAGCCGGCCATCGCCACGCTGATCGGCCTGGTGGTCCTCGCCCAGGCGCCCGGGCCGGCCCAGGCGCTCGGCACCCTGCTGGTGGTGGTCGCCGGCATCGGGGCCGCGCGCGGCGGGCGCCGGGAGCGGGCCGGCACGGTGGTGCGGAGCCACGAGCCGGCGGCCGGGCAGTCGTCCGCCGCCGGGACGCCGGCGGCGCCCGGTCCGTCCGCGCCGGCCCGGTCCGCGTCGACGCGGCCGGCGCCGGCTCCGGTGTCCCCCGCCGCGGCGTCACCCGGTGCCGAGCGGCGGGCGGGTGACCGCTCGCCCGGCTGACCCGGCCGCGGCGCGGGCGGCCGGCGGCGGATCGGCGGCGGTCAGGCGGGCTGGTAG
Coding sequences:
- a CDS encoding EamA family transporter; translated protein: MTAPRSRLPLLAVRTGPASGALLMIASMLTLQTGSALATHLFDAVGPAGTAWLRISWAAVFLAVFTWRPLARELRGASRADLGAAVLLGAVSAGMTLCYSEAVARVPLGTATAVEFTGPLLVAVLAMRRRQELLWIVLAATGLLCLTRPWQGGGDAVGLLFAAGAALCWALFVLTTQVVGDRFSGVNGLTVAMAAASLVALPFGAPPVLSEPDLGVIAAAAGIAVLMPLLPYALEMEALRRLTRTAYGTVAGLEPAIATLIGLVVLAQAPGPAQALGTLLVVVAGIGAARGGRRERAGTVVRSHEPAAGQSSAAGTPAAPGPSAPARSASTRPAPAPVSPAAASPGAERRAGDRSPG